The following proteins come from a genomic window of Rutidosis leptorrhynchoides isolate AG116_Rl617_1_P2 chromosome 10, CSIRO_AGI_Rlap_v1, whole genome shotgun sequence:
- the LOC139871350 gene encoding uncharacterized protein → MSVEGSSASVMEYQRKNPPAPEGRAFQMSVDAATATDDVITGIFLINSVPARVLFDSGENRYFTSVTICDKLNLHVEIISACLRVEVADGKTVPVTTSVSGATIDIDGGLFPITYLVMHIASFDLVLGMDWLSHNRACIKCHKKIISFPLTDETRVMARGERGGFGYPLISIMKAKKSLDKEIFPDELPGLLPVREVEYKIDLVPGATPVAKSPYRLAPL, encoded by the exons ATGTCTGTTGAAGGATCTTCTGCTTCGGTTATGGAATATCAAAGAAAGAATCCTCCAGCTCCTGAGGGTCGAGCCTTTCAGATGTCAGTAGATGCTGCTACTGCTACAGACGACGTGATCACGGGTATATTCTTAATAAATTCTGTACCTGCTCGTGTGCTATTTGATTCTGGAGAAAACCGCTACTTCACGTCTGTTACCATCTGTGATAAGTTGAATTTACATGTCGAAATAATTTCTGCTTGTTTGAGAGTAGAAGTGGCCGATGGTAAGACTGTTCCAGTCACAACATCTGTGTCTGGAGCTACCATCGACATAGATGGAGGTCTTTTCCCGATAACTTATTTAGTGATGCATATAGCTAGTTTTGacttagtattaggaatggattggttaagCCATAATAGGGCTTGCATTAAGTGCCATAAGAAAATCATTTCGTTTCCTTTAACCGATGAGACGCGTGTGATGGCCCGTGGAGAACGCGGTGGATTTGGTTATCCTTTAATTTCGATAATGAAAGCTAAGAAATCTCTGGACAAAG AAATATTTCCAGATGAACTACCTGGGTTACTGCCGGTTAGAGAAGTTGAGTATAAAATCGATCTGGTGCCAGGAGCCACTCCTGTTGCTAAATccccttacagattagctcctttGTAA